In Vicia villosa cultivar HV-30 ecotype Madison, WI unplaced genomic scaffold, Vvil1.0 ctg.000775F_1_1, whole genome shotgun sequence, a single genomic region encodes these proteins:
- the LOC131631112 gene encoding uncharacterized protein LOC131631112, giving the protein MDRSWMQKNRSSEEYKNGILEFLKFSETNLPQSNGSIHCPCVKCFNIAPLKVEVVLEHLGMHGICKNYTTWTWHGELLDPPKGSKKQKVDVEMGDQLEEMIRDIGQDSFQRAYVYDTLCSDKEIPLYPGCKNFTRLSAILRLFNLKAINNCTDKSFTELLELLKEMLPDENTLPHRTYEAKKILCPMGIEYKKIHACPNDCVLYWKENEGLDNCPKCMVSRYKKKGDDEGYEQITKGPPAKVLWYLPIIPRFKRLFANANDAKNIRWHTEERKCDGKLRHPADSLQWKKVDSLFPDFGNEPRNLRLGLSTDGMNPYGSLSSNHSSWPVILVIYNLSPWLCMKRKYVMLSMISGPKQPGNDIDVYLSPLIEDLKILWEEGIDVFDGYSCENFKLRAMLFCTINDFPAYGNLSGYTVKGHKACPICEEDTCYHQLKHGKKTVYLGHRRFLKRNHPYRRLKKAFNGYPKNELAPKALTGKQVYQRVKNIHVSFGKKQKHSTEKNIWKKRSVFFDLPYWSSLDVRHCIEIMHVEKNVCDSVIGTLLNIQGKTKDNLNSRKDLVEMEIREQLAPESRGKKIYLPPACHTLSKKEKTSFCECLQGVKVPQGYSSNVKSLVSMKDLKLVGLKSHDCHILMQQLLLVAIRGILPKNVRHAITRLCLFFNDVCSKLIDPEKLDELENESIIILCQLEMFFPPSFFDIMVHLIVHIVREIRICGPVYLRWMYPFERYMKILKGYVKNQYRPEASIIERYITEEAIEFCTNYLSNAKPVGLPKSRHDGRYDGKGTRLKVKHMAHAEVFQAHLYILNNTVEVEPYLSRHKTIVKEMYPRMNGKWLLNEHNKTFLKWFKIEIMNDHTASDTLKWLANEPSFNVLCWSGYDINKFCFCTKSQDDKSTMQNSGVMVMASSMHFCSSKDKNPVLASIAYFGVIEEIWELNYCKFKVPIFKCKWVNSNTGVKTDELGFTLVDLDKVGYKDEPFIMAVHARQVFYVKDPSNNKWSVVLQRRSMYQSDENEDLTFDIGDITTFSSQRPSFSNENEVDDVYATRYDHQEGILEDNNK; this is encoded by the coding sequence ATGGATCGCAGTTGGATGCAAAAAAATCGCTCGAGTGAGGAGTATAAAAATGGAATATTAGAGTTTTTGAAATTTTCTGAAACTAACCTTCCTCAAAGTAATGGAAGTATTCATTGTCCTTGTGTTAAATGTTTTAATATTGCACCTCTAAAAGTTGAGGTCGTACTTGAACACTTAGGAATGCATGGTATTTGCAAAAATTATACGACATGGACATGGCACGGAGAATTGTTAGACCCTCCAAAGGGCTCTAAAAAACAAAAGGTTGATGTAGAGATGGGCGATCAACTAGAAGAAATGATTCGTGATATTGGTCAAGACTCTTTTCAGCGAGCATATGTGTATGATACTCTTTGTAGTGACAAAGAAATTCCTTTGTATCCGGGTTGTAAAAACTTTACACGATTGTCGGCTATATTGAGATTGTTCAATTTGAAGGCAATAAATAATTGTACTGATAAGAGCTTTACAGAATTGCTCGAGTTACTGAAGGAGATGCTTCCAGATGAGAATACATTGCCACATCGTACATATGAGGCGAAAAAGATATTATGTCCAATGGGTATTGAGTATAAGAAAATACACGCATGCCCCAATGACTGTGTATTGTATTGGAAAGAGAATGAAGGCCTAGACAATTGTCCCAAGTGTATGGTTTCACGTTATAAGAAGAAGGGGGATGATGAGGGTTATGAACAGATCACAAAAGGTCCTCCTGCAAAGGTATTATGGTATCTTCCAATTATTCCAAGATTTAAGAGATTGTTTGCCAATGCAAATGACGCAAAAAATATTAGATGGCATACAGAAGAGAGAAAATGTGATGGAAAACTTCGTCATCCAGCTGATTCTTTACAATGGAAGAAAGTTGATTCATTGTTTCCGGATTTCGGAAATGAGCCAAGAAACCTTAGACTTGGActttctactgatggaatgaatccATATGGTAGTTTAAGTAGTAATCACAGTTCATGGCCTGTTATCTTGGTTATTTATAATCTATCTCCTTGGTTATGCATGAAACGCAAGTATGTTATGTTATCGATGATTTCAGGACCAAAACAGCCAGGAAATGATATAGATGTTTATCTCAGTCCGTTGATTGAAGACTTAAAAATACTGTGGGAGGAAGGCATTGATGTATTTGATGGGTATTCATGTGAAAATTTTAAATTGCGTGCCATGTTATTTTGTACAATTAATGACTTTCCTGCTTATGGGAATTTGTCTGGCTATACTGTTAAAGGGCATAAAGCGTGTCCTATATGTGAAGAAGACACATGTTATCATCAATTGAAACATGGAAAGAAAACTGTTTATCTTGGACATCGAAGATTTCTCAAACGTAATCATCCATATCGAAGGTTGAAAAAGGCATTTAATGGATATCCAAAGAATGAGTTAGCTCCTAAGGCCTTAACCGGGAAACAAGTATATCAGCGGGTCAAGAACATACATGTTAGTTTTGGAAAGAAACAAAAGCATTCTACTGAAAAAAATATATGGAAGAAGAGGTCAGTGttctttgatcttccatattggtctaGTCTTGATGTAAGACATTGTATTGAAATTATGCACGTGGAGAAAAATGTTTGTGATAGTGTTATCGGAACACTTCTCAacattcaaggcaagacaaaggaTAATTTGAATTCACGTAAAGATCTTGTTGAAATGGAAATAAGAGAACAATTAGCTCCAGAATCGAGAGGTAAGAAGATATATTTGCCACCAGCATGCCATACATTGtcgaaaaaagagaaaacaagtttTTGTGAGTGTTTACAAGGTGTAAAAGTTCCACAAGGGTACTCTTCAAATGTTAAAAGTCTTGTGTCAATGAAAGATCTCAAGCTAGTTGGattaaaatctcatgattgtcacATATTGATGCAACAACTACTTCTTGTAGCTATCCGTGGAATCTTACCAAAAAATGTTCGACACGCCATAACTAGATTATGCTTATTCTTTAATGATGTGTGTAGTAAATTGATTGACCCTGAGAAATTGGACGAGTTGGAAAACGAGTCTATTATTATCTTGTGTCAGTTGGAGATGTTCTTTCCACCGTCATTTTTTGACAtcatggttcacttaatagttcATATAGTGCGAGAGATTAGAATATGTGGACCTGTTTATTTAAGGTGGATGTATCCTTTTGAACGATACATGAAAATATTGAAAGGCTATGTGAAGAATCAATATCGTCCTGAAGCATCTATTATTGAAAGGTATATCACAGAAGAAGCAATTGAGTTTTGTACAAAttatttatcaaatgcaaaaccTGTAGGCCTTCCTAAGTCACGTCATGATGGAAGATATGATGGTAAGGGTACGCGTCTAAAGGTTAAGCACATGGCTCATGCAGAAGTATTTCAAGCACATTTGTATATTTTGAATAACACTGTTGAGGTTGAGCCATATTTGTCTAGACATAAAACCATTGTCAAGGAGATGTATCCTCGAATGAATGGAAAATGGTTGTTGAATGAACATAACAAGACATTCCTAAAGTGGTTTAAAATAGAAATTATGAATGATCATACTGCTTCTGATACATTAAAATGGTTAGCAAATGAGCCTAGCTTTAATGTCTTATGTTGGAGTGGATATGATATAAACAAATTCTGCTTTTGTACCAAGTCACAAGATGACAAGAGTACCATGCAAAATAGTGGAGTCATGGTTATGGCTTCTTCGATGCACTTCTGTAGTTCAAAAGATAAAAACCCTGTTCTGGCATCCATAGCTTATTTTGGTGTCATTGAGGAGATTTGGGAGCTAAACTATTGTAAGTTTAAAGTGCCTATTTTTAAATGTAAGTGGGTTAATAGTAACACTGGTGTAAAAACTGACGAATTAGGATTTACACTAGTTGACCTTGATAAGGTAGGTTACAAGGATGAACCTTTCATTATGGCAGTCCATGCAAGACAAGTGTTTTATGTCAAGGATCCCTCGAACAACAAATGGTCAGTCGTCCTCCAAAGAAGAAGCATGTATCAAAGTGATGAAAATGAAGATTTGACTTTTGATATTGGTGACATTACTACTTTTTCATCCCAAAGACCATCTTTCAGTAATGAAAATGAAGTGGATGATGTGTATGCCACTCGTTATGACCATCAAGAAGGGATATTGGAGGATAATAACAAATGA